The genomic region TCATTGTTTTATGAGAGGTGAAAGGAATGGATTATAAAAAAAGTGGAGTAAATATAGACGAAGCAAATAAAATGATTTCAAATATCAAAGAAAAATTAAATGATAATGCTGACATGTATGCTGGAGTTTTTTCATTGAATGAGATCATCGAAGATTATGAAAATCCACTTTTAGTTGCCAGCACTGATGGTGTTGGAACAAAAATGGTTTTATTAGAAGAAAGAAAAAGATGGGATATTGTTGCACAAGATTTAGTAGGAATGGTTTTAAATGATTTAGTTTGTGTGGGAGCAAAACCGTTGTTTTTCTTAGATTATTATGCTACTGGAAAATTAAATAGCAAAGATGGAGCAGCATTTTTGAATCATTTAATAAACACATTGGAAGAAGTTAATTGCAAATTAATAGGAGGCGAAACTGCTGAGTTACCTGGACTTTTAGTAAGCAATAGAGTTGATGTAGCAGGATTTGGAGTTGGAATAGTTGAAAAAGCAAAAGTGCTTGGAAAAAATAAAGTAAAAGAAGGAGATATAATAATAGGATTAAAATCAAACGGGATACACTCGAATGGATATTCTTTGGTTAGAAGTTTGTTGAATGAAGGAACGTTAAAGTTTTCAGAAAAAATAATTGCCCCTACTAAAATAATGGTTAACCAAACACTTGCAATAAAAGATTATATTCATGCAGCTGCTCATATTACTGGTGGTGGAATAGCAGAGAATCTTTCGCGTGTAATACCAGATGGATTAAGTGCTGAAATCTATGTTAATTGGAAATTTAATGATGTATTTAAAGAAATATTAAATGCAGGTGTTTCTATAAAAGAGGCATTTAGAGTATTTAATATGGGTATAGGAATGATTTATATATTAGATCAAAATAATTTAGATAAAATAAAAGAATTATTACCAGAAGAAGAAATAATTGAATTGGGAAAAATAGGAAGTGGAGATAAAAAGGTAAGAATTTATTATTAGGAAGGCGATAATATGAAGAAAAAACTGATAGTTTTAGCATCTGGGAATGGGTCCAACTTTGAAGCAATAGTTAGAAAATTAAGAAATAGATATGAAATAAAATTAATAAGCGAAAATAGAGATGCATATGCTTTACAAAGAGCTATCAAATTAAACATAGATTATGAATTAATAAACTATAAATACTTTAGGGAGAGGGAGAGTTATAATAAAAAACTTTTTGAATATTTGAAGAAAGAAGAACCCGATTTAATAGCTTTGGCAGGCTATATGAAAATACTGCCAGAATATATAGTTGAATATTTTTCAGGAAGGATATTGAATATACATCCTTCCTTATTACCTGCTTTCAAAGGATTAAATGCTATTAAACAGGCATTTGAATATGGTGTAAAGTATACTGGAGTTACAGTACATTATGTAAATAATGAACTTGATGGTGGAAAAATAATTACTCAAGAAGTTGTAAAGATTGAGCCAGAAGATACATTAGAAACGTTAGAAGAAAAAATTCATAAATTAGAACATAGATTATATCCTAAAGTAATAGATAAAGTAATAAGAAGGCTTACAATATCAATATAAAAATTATGAGGAGGTAATGATGAAAAGAGCGCTTATTTCCGCATATAATAAAGACCATATAGAAAAATTAGCAAAAGTATTGGTGAATAATGAATATGAAATACTATCTACAGGCAATACAGCAAAATATTTAGAAGAACATGGTATTAAAGTAATTAAAGTGGAAGAAATAACAGAATTTCCTGAAATACTTGATGGAAGGGTAAAAACATTACACCCAAAAATACATGGAGGTATATTATCCAGAAATACAGAAAAAGATAAAAAAACTTTAGAAAAATTGAATATTAAAAAAATAGATTTTGTATATGTAAATCTATACCCCTTTGAGGAAAAATTAAATGAAAATCTTGAATTAAAGGAATTAATAGAGTTTATCGATATAGGCGGCCCAACATTGATTAGAGCAGCGGCAAAAAATTTTGAAAACACAATAATATTAGTAGATCCAGATGATATTGACTTAATAATAGAAAAAATAAATAATTTTGATTTTGAAACGAAACTAT from Marinitoga aeolica harbors:
- the purN gene encoding phosphoribosylglycinamide formyltransferase → MKKKLIVLASGNGSNFEAIVRKLRNRYEIKLISENRDAYALQRAIKLNIDYELINYKYFRERESYNKKLFEYLKKEEPDLIALAGYMKILPEYIVEYFSGRILNIHPSLLPAFKGLNAIKQAFEYGVKYTGVTVHYVNNELDGGKIITQEVVKIEPEDTLETLEEKIHKLEHRLYPKVIDKVIRRLTISI
- the purM gene encoding phosphoribosylformylglycinamidine cyclo-ligase, which encodes MDYKKSGVNIDEANKMISNIKEKLNDNADMYAGVFSLNEIIEDYENPLLVASTDGVGTKMVLLEERKRWDIVAQDLVGMVLNDLVCVGAKPLFFLDYYATGKLNSKDGAAFLNHLINTLEEVNCKLIGGETAELPGLLVSNRVDVAGFGVGIVEKAKVLGKNKVKEGDIIIGLKSNGIHSNGYSLVRSLLNEGTLKFSEKIIAPTKIMVNQTLAIKDYIHAAAHITGGGIAENLSRVIPDGLSAEIYVNWKFNDVFKEILNAGVSIKEAFRVFNMGIGMIYILDQNNLDKIKELLPEEEIIELGKIGSGDKKVRIYY